One genomic window of Psychrobacter cibarius includes the following:
- a CDS encoding FAD-binding oxidoreductase, producing MSKIKALIRKRPKSDPSKAISVNSDNQNTNNASIDAASKGHTVNTPIEQTRWNGWGNININKKVSAHGAKLIKSHIGKTKKLSSVSLQQVLKTVPKSRLPVAMTELDTVSVDNEVRLRHARGQSFPDWIAMHGGDFEVFPDGVAFPESTADVETLLKLASEHDLIVIPFGGGTSVAGHINPQKGSRPVLTIAMSKMDQLIDLDNDSQIATFGAGTQGPAVEAQLDAHGYRLGHYPQSWELSTLGGWIAARSSGQQSLGYGRIEQMFAGGTLVTPKGILNIADFPASAAGPDLREMMMGTEGRAGIFTTVKMRVQPQPEEELFKVAFLPNWAAGKEVLRQAVQKNIQLSMLRLSNAVETDAHLHLGTTPSQFMAISTYLKARGLSSKKVMLTYGVSGDKAQNKLALTQFNKLLKQHGSVTGKITDIMGSVWAHGRFKFPYLRGTLWEKGIMVDTFETATNWNHIDEQMQQMQEAVKNALADEDEDENVMAFTHISHVYKQGASLYTTYFFRAAKDHASTLSRWQKIKHAASSSLANGTATISHQHGIGRDHAPYLAAEKGKLGLQVTSDMLKSLDPEQRMNPGVLIED from the coding sequence ATGAGCAAAATCAAAGCCCTTATCCGAAAACGCCCTAAATCTGACCCGTCTAAAGCTATTTCAGTCAATTCTGATAACCAAAACACCAATAACGCCAGTATAGATGCTGCCTCAAAGGGTCATACGGTAAATACCCCAATCGAGCAAACGCGCTGGAATGGCTGGGGCAATATCAATATTAATAAAAAAGTCTCAGCGCATGGGGCAAAACTGATCAAATCGCACATTGGTAAAACCAAAAAACTATCATCAGTGAGCTTACAGCAAGTACTTAAAACCGTGCCCAAATCCCGCTTGCCTGTTGCTATGACTGAGCTTGATACCGTATCTGTCGATAACGAAGTGAGACTTAGACATGCTCGTGGCCAAAGCTTTCCAGACTGGATAGCCATGCATGGTGGCGACTTTGAAGTTTTTCCTGATGGGGTCGCTTTTCCTGAATCGACCGCTGATGTCGAAACTTTATTAAAGCTAGCGAGCGAGCACGACCTTATCGTCATTCCTTTCGGTGGCGGCACTTCAGTAGCGGGTCATATCAATCCACAAAAAGGCTCACGCCCCGTATTGACCATCGCCATGAGCAAAATGGATCAACTCATTGATTTAGACAATGATAGCCAAATTGCGACCTTTGGCGCAGGTACACAAGGGCCAGCAGTCGAAGCACAACTGGACGCACACGGCTACCGCTTGGGACATTATCCTCAGTCTTGGGAGCTATCGACACTGGGCGGCTGGATTGCAGCGCGTTCTAGTGGTCAGCAGTCGTTAGGCTACGGGCGCATCGAGCAGATGTTTGCCGGTGGAACGCTTGTGACCCCAAAAGGGATATTGAATATAGCTGATTTCCCAGCGTCAGCGGCAGGACCTGATCTGCGTGAGATGATGATGGGCACCGAAGGCCGCGCTGGTATTTTTACGACAGTCAAAATGCGGGTACAACCACAACCCGAAGAAGAGCTGTTTAAAGTTGCTTTTTTACCGAACTGGGCAGCGGGTAAAGAAGTGCTTAGACAAGCGGTTCAAAAAAATATTCAATTATCAATGCTACGCCTAAGCAATGCGGTCGAGACTGACGCACATCTACATTTAGGTACTACGCCTAGCCAGTTTATGGCCATTAGTACTTATCTAAAAGCACGTGGACTGAGCTCAAAAAAAGTCATGCTCACTTATGGCGTCTCAGGGGATAAAGCACAGAATAAATTGGCACTGACGCAATTTAATAAGCTATTAAAACAGCACGGTAGTGTTACGGGTAAAATAACCGATATCATGGGTAGTGTCTGGGCACATGGACGCTTTAAATTCCCTTATTTGCGTGGGACGCTGTGGGAAAAAGGCATCATGGTCGATACCTTTGAGACCGCCACCAACTGGAATCATATCGACGAGCAGATGCAGCAGATGCAAGAAGCGGTGAAAAATGCTCTGGCAGACGAAGACGAAGACGAAAACGTCATGGCTTTCACTCATATCTCACATGTCTATAAGCAAGGTGCCAGTCTTTATACCACCTACTTCTTTAGAGCAGCCAAAGATCACGCCAGCACGTTAAGCCGCTGGCAAAAAATCAAACATGCTGCCAGTTCAAGTCTAGCCAATGGCACAGCGACGATATCGCATCAACATGGCATCGGCCGCGATCACGCCCCCTATCTTGCTGCCGAAAAAGGCAAGCTCGGTCTACAAGTAACTAGCGATATGCTCAAAAGCTTGGATCCTGAACAGCGTATGAATCCGGGTGTTTTAATCGAAGACTAA
- the guaA gene encoding glutamine-hydrolyzing GMP synthase, translating to MTTAANVPTIKEDRILILDFGSQYSQLIARRVRDSGVFCEMFPYDIDTQRIIDFGAKGVILSGGPESVHADDSPRINDAVFDLGVPVLGICYGMQAMAERFGGKVHASDIHEFGAATINIDGKSTLTDGIEDAAAKLNVWMSHGDKVVDAPQGFDIVASTPSCPIAIMADDSRHYYGLQFHPEVTHTAQGSALLGRFVHEICGCAGSWTPDNIIDMRIAQLQKQIGDKQVLLGLSGGVDSSVVAALLHKAIGDQLTCVFVDTGLLRLHEGDQVMQIFAENMGVKVIRVDAEELFLTALAGESDPEAKRKIIGKTFIDVFANSAREISEQSDGKVIEFLAQGTIYPDVIESAKSHQGKAHVIKSHHNVGGLPDDLAFELVEPLRDLFKDEVRKLGITLGLPAKMINRHPFPGPGLGVRILGEVTKEFADILRSADAIFMEELEKSGWYEKTAQAFAVFQPIKSVGVVGDGRRYAWVIALRAVETVDFMTARFAHLPYDLIETVSNRIMNEIAEVSRVTYDVSSKPPATIEWE from the coding sequence ATGACAACTGCTGCCAACGTTCCTACTATTAAAGAAGATCGCATCTTAATTCTCGATTTTGGCTCACAGTACAGCCAGCTTATCGCCCGCCGTGTCCGTGATTCAGGCGTATTCTGTGAGATGTTTCCTTATGATATCGACACTCAGCGCATTATCGATTTTGGCGCAAAAGGCGTTATCTTATCTGGCGGTCCTGAGAGCGTCCACGCAGATGACAGCCCACGCATCAATGATGCCGTATTTGATCTAGGCGTACCCGTATTGGGTATCTGCTATGGTATGCAAGCGATGGCAGAGCGCTTCGGTGGTAAAGTTCATGCCAGTGATATCCATGAATTTGGCGCAGCAACCATCAATATCGATGGCAAATCAACGCTGACTGATGGTATCGAAGACGCTGCAGCTAAACTAAATGTCTGGATGAGTCATGGCGATAAAGTGGTCGATGCGCCACAAGGTTTCGATATCGTTGCCAGCACGCCAAGCTGTCCGATTGCAATTATGGCTGATGATTCGCGCCATTATTATGGTTTGCAGTTCCATCCTGAAGTGACGCATACCGCACAAGGTTCTGCATTACTAGGACGTTTTGTCCATGAAATCTGTGGCTGCGCCGGTAGCTGGACGCCTGACAACATCATCGATATGCGTATCGCACAATTGCAGAAGCAAATCGGAGATAAGCAAGTATTGCTCGGTCTTTCAGGTGGTGTGGACAGTTCAGTCGTCGCGGCATTATTGCATAAAGCGATTGGCGATCAGCTGACTTGCGTGTTTGTCGATACCGGTCTCTTGCGTCTACACGAAGGCGACCAAGTGATGCAAATCTTCGCTGAAAACATGGGTGTAAAAGTCATTCGTGTCGATGCTGAAGAGTTATTCTTAACCGCATTGGCTGGCGAGTCTGATCCGGAAGCCAAACGTAAAATCATCGGTAAAACCTTTATCGACGTCTTCGCTAATAGTGCGCGTGAAATCAGTGAGCAAAGCGATGGTAAAGTCATCGAATTCTTAGCGCAAGGCACGATTTATCCAGACGTCATTGAATCAGCGAAGTCGCATCAAGGTAAAGCGCATGTGATTAAGAGCCATCACAACGTTGGTGGTTTGCCAGATGATTTGGCGTTTGAGTTGGTTGAGCCGTTGCGTGATTTGTTTAAAGATGAAGTCCGTAAATTGGGCATTACCCTTGGTTTACCAGCCAAAATGATTAACCGTCATCCGTTCCCAGGACCGGGTTTGGGCGTGCGTATCCTTGGTGAAGTTACCAAAGAATTCGCTGATATCTTGCGTTCTGCTGATGCTATCTTTATGGAAGAGTTAGAAAAATCAGGCTGGTATGAGAAGACTGCGCAAGCATTTGCGGTATTCCAACCGATTAAATCAGTCGGCGTGGTTGGTGATGGTCGCCGCTATGCGTGGGTAATCGCGCTACGTGCTGTTGAAACCGTAGACTTTATGACTGCGCGCTTTGCGCATCTGCCGTATGATTTGATCGAGACGGTATCGAATCGCATTATGAATGAAATCGCTGAAGTATCTCGCGTGACTTACGATGTGTCGAGCAAGCCGCCTGCGACGATTGAGTGGGAATAA
- a CDS encoding zinc ribbon domain-containing protein has translation MLCNNCNQENSSEAGFCSKCGHQLSDVQAQTPPPLTAVNISKDAQIPKNQLASSSESADALLAAFVGKKYDDFYRNKWFKDSEPRLEVNKDGSSIHSFNIAGLLLGTSWLCYRKMYLVALCIALGINTVDLILMHLLGMEAYSSIGQTSFFVAWAVLTGLLGNYFYFSHSVKNIKKVMSNTAHPATVEQELAAKGGTSWVGAIVGSILSVLLSMGMSYLFAPEWYWLV, from the coding sequence ATGCTTTGTAATAACTGTAATCAAGAAAACTCAAGCGAGGCAGGATTTTGTTCAAAATGTGGGCATCAGCTCTCTGACGTTCAAGCACAAACACCGCCACCATTAACGGCGGTTAATATTTCTAAAGATGCGCAAATCCCGAAAAATCAGTTGGCTTCCAGCTCTGAAAGTGCTGATGCTTTATTGGCAGCCTTCGTTGGTAAAAAGTATGATGATTTCTACCGTAATAAATGGTTTAAGGACAGTGAGCCACGTTTAGAAGTCAATAAGGATGGCTCGAGTATTCACAGTTTTAATATTGCTGGACTGCTCTTGGGAACGTCTTGGTTATGCTATCGTAAAATGTACCTAGTAGCCTTGTGTATTGCACTTGGCATAAATACGGTCGATTTAATTTTAATGCATCTGCTCGGTATGGAGGCATATAGCTCTATAGGTCAAACCAGCTTTTTTGTCGCATGGGCAGTACTGACAGGACTTTTAGGTAATTATTTTTACTTTAGTCACAGCGTCAAAAATATAAAAAAAGTCATGAGTAATACAGCTCACCCAGCGACGGTCGAACAGGAGTTAGCGGCAAAGGGTGGTACGTCATGGGTTGGCGCCATTGTGGGTAGCATATTATCAGTATTGCTATCTATGGGTATGTCCTATTTGTTTGCGCCTGAGTGGTATTGGTTGGTGTAG
- a CDS encoding DNA adenine methylase has translation MYYSPLRYPGGKARLSAFIAKVCMDNEITGHYVEPYSGGAAVALFLLMEGYVEKITINDKDRSIYAFWHSVLYRTDELCNLIENAKLDVDEWRRQREVQNNKADSDLLDLGFSTFYQNRTNRSGIIQGGLMGGIDQQGKYPMDCRFNKADLIKRIKNIAQHRENINLYGQDAVDLIDKIELESANDNVIFYFDPPYYNKASTLYMNHYKDDNHKTVRDKIKSIDKIKWIVSYDNVPEIQQLYSSFERKEFSFKHTAHTTKVGKEVIFFSDNLIQPSIKEYEPSKFKKSKKNKEILYKLD, from the coding sequence ATGTATTATTCTCCCTTAAGATATCCTGGAGGTAAGGCAAGGCTATCTGCTTTTATCGCTAAAGTTTGTATGGATAATGAAATTACAGGTCATTATGTAGAGCCTTATTCTGGAGGAGCAGCAGTAGCTCTTTTTCTACTTATGGAAGGTTATGTTGAAAAAATAACGATAAATGATAAAGATCGTTCAATTTATGCTTTTTGGCATTCAGTATTGTATAGAACAGATGAGCTTTGCAATTTAATTGAGAACGCTAAGCTTGATGTAGATGAATGGAGAAGGCAAAGAGAAGTTCAAAATAATAAAGCCGATTCAGATTTGTTAGATCTAGGGTTCTCCACTTTTTACCAGAATAGAACTAATCGTTCAGGAATTATTCAAGGTGGATTGATGGGAGGTATCGATCAACAAGGTAAGTATCCTATGGATTGTAGGTTTAACAAAGCCGACTTAATTAAACGTATAAAAAATATAGCTCAACACAGAGAAAATATAAACTTGTACGGGCAAGACGCTGTAGATTTAATTGACAAGATTGAGTTAGAGTCTGCCAATGATAACGTTATATTCTATTTCGATCCTCCGTATTATAATAAAGCTAGTACTTTGTATATGAACCATTATAAAGATGATAATCATAAGACAGTAAGGGATAAAATTAAATCGATAGATAAGATAAAGTGGATTGTATCTTATGATAATGTCCCTGAAATACAGCAATTGTACTCTTCTTTTGAAAGGAAAGAATTTTCATTTAAACATACAGCCCATACAACCAAAGTTGGCAAAGAAGTCATTTTCTTTAGTGATAACTTAATTCAGCCAAGTATCAAAGAGTATGAACCTTCTAAATTTAAAAAATCTAAAAAGAATAAAGAAATATTGTATAAGCTGGATTAG